From a region of the Streptacidiphilus albus JL83 genome:
- a CDS encoding energy-coupling factor transporter transmembrane component T: MPVTPPIRHLHPGAWWLWALGLATAASRTTNPFLLLLIAAVAGFVVAARRTDAPWARAYGAFLKLGLVVLGIRMLFFVVLGGDVPGTHVLITLPQLPLPHWAQGVRIGGPITLEGLLFALYQAMMLAVLLACIGAANALANPARLLRSLPGALYEAGVAVVVALTFAPNLVADVQRLRAARRLRGRTERGARALLTVGIPVLESALERSVSLAAAMDTRGFGRTADVPAAVRRTTAALTLAGLLGVCVAVYGLLGADGTAWALPLLALGTLAAVAGLALGGRRAVRSRYRPDPWGLREWLVAGSGAAVAAVMVTLGPGYTDALNPPVVPLAVPLLPLLPALAIAVGLLPALAAPLPPRPAPPSTTARSSGPKDSR; the protein is encoded by the coding sequence ATGCCCGTTACGCCGCCCATCCGGCACCTGCACCCGGGCGCCTGGTGGTTGTGGGCCCTGGGCCTGGCCACCGCCGCCTCGCGCACCACCAACCCGTTCCTGCTGCTGCTGATCGCGGCCGTGGCCGGGTTCGTGGTCGCCGCCCGGCGCACCGACGCGCCCTGGGCGCGGGCCTACGGCGCCTTCCTGAAACTGGGGTTGGTGGTCCTGGGGATCAGGATGCTGTTCTTCGTGGTCCTCGGCGGGGACGTGCCCGGGACCCACGTCCTGATCACCCTCCCGCAACTGCCGCTGCCGCACTGGGCCCAGGGCGTCCGGATCGGCGGACCGATCACCCTCGAAGGGCTGCTCTTCGCGCTCTACCAGGCGATGATGCTGGCCGTCCTGCTGGCCTGCATCGGCGCCGCCAACGCCCTGGCCAACCCGGCCCGGCTGCTGCGCTCGCTGCCCGGCGCGCTCTACGAGGCCGGCGTCGCCGTGGTCGTCGCGCTCACCTTCGCCCCGAACCTGGTCGCCGACGTCCAGCGGCTGCGCGCCGCGCGCCGGCTGCGCGGCCGGACCGAGCGGGGCGCGCGGGCGCTGCTCACCGTCGGCATCCCGGTGCTGGAGAGCGCCCTCGAACGCTCGGTCAGCCTGGCCGCCGCGATGGACACCCGGGGCTTCGGTCGCACCGCCGACGTCCCGGCCGCCGTCCGCCGCACCACGGCCGCGCTGACGCTGGCCGGACTGCTGGGCGTCTGCGTCGCGGTCTACGGGCTGCTCGGCGCGGACGGCACCGCCTGGGCGCTGCCGCTGCTCGCCCTCGGCACGCTCGCGGCGGTGGCCGGACTGGCCCTGGGCGGACGCCGGGCCGTGCGCAGCCGCTACCGTCCCGACCCGTGGGGCCTGCGCGAATGGCTGGTCGCCGGATCCGGGGCGGCGGTCGCGGCGGTCATGGTGACGCTCGGCCCCGGCTACACGGACGCCCTGAACCCGCCGGTCGTCCCGCTCGCCGTGCCGCTGCTGCCGCTGCTGCCGGCCCTGGCCATCGCCGTCGGCCTGCTGCCCGCGCTGGCGGCCCCGCTCCCGCCCCGCCCGGCCCCGCCGTCGACCACCGCCCGCTCCTCCGGTCCGAAGGACAGCCGATGA
- a CDS encoding DUF2000 domain-containing protein encodes MRTDNEEAPIRFDTKIAVLLRDDLEPWQRLNVTAFLVSGLGTAVPEVVGEPYRDVDGAEYLPMFRQPVLVFQGSKETMAAAHGRARARALASAVFTSDLFRTGNDRDNRAAVRAVGTDSLDLVGLAVHGPRNVVDKVLKGAQMHP; translated from the coding sequence ATGAGAACCGACAACGAAGAAGCACCGATCCGCTTCGACACCAAGATCGCCGTGCTGCTGCGCGACGACCTCGAACCCTGGCAGCGGCTGAACGTCACCGCCTTCCTGGTCAGCGGGCTGGGCACGGCCGTGCCCGAGGTGGTCGGCGAGCCCTACCGCGATGTCGACGGCGCCGAGTACCTGCCGATGTTCCGTCAACCGGTGCTGGTCTTCCAGGGGTCGAAGGAGACCATGGCCGCCGCCCACGGCCGGGCCCGCGCGCGTGCGCTGGCGAGCGCCGTGTTCACCTCGGACCTGTTCCGCACGGGCAACGACCGGGACAACCGCGCGGCGGTGCGAGCCGTCGGCACGGACAGCCTGGACCTGGTCGGACTGGCCGTCCACGGGCCCCGGAACGTGGTGGACAAGGTGCTCAAGGGCGCGCAGATGCACCCCTGA
- a CDS encoding ABC transporter ATP-binding protein: MITFEQVSVTYQDAAAPALSGLDLTVPEGELCLLVGPSGAGKSTLLGAVSGLVPHFTGGVLRGRVTVAGRDTRTHRPRDLADVVGTVGQDPLGHFVTDTVEDELAYGMESLGLPPEVMRRRVEETLDLLGLAELRDRPLATLSGGQQQRVAIGSVLTVQPKVLVLDEPTSALDPGAAEEVLAVLQRLVHDLGTTVLLAEHRLERVLQYADQVILLPGDGRPPVLGGPAEVMAVSPVHPPVVALGRAAGWTPLPLSVRDARRRAAPLRALLAGRTPAAAPLPSTAAAPVATVAALAVRRGAVDALRRVDLALRPGEVVALMGRNGSGKSTLLGSLVGLHAPTGGRIDVGGLTPHRVRPVQLLPLVGLVPQEPRDLLYCDTVRAECAAADQDTGSPAGTCRALVERLLPGIPGTTHPRDLSEGQRLTLALAVILTARPALILLDEPTRGLDYAAKARLVEILRELAAEGHAVLLATHDVELAAELAHRTVILAEGEIVADGPTPEVVVSSPAFAPQVAKVLNPEPWLTVSQVAAALAAPASETANGTANESETEPEVAP, encoded by the coding sequence ATGATCACCTTCGAACAGGTCTCCGTCACCTACCAGGACGCCGCCGCCCCGGCCCTCTCCGGCCTCGACCTCACCGTCCCCGAGGGCGAGCTCTGCCTGCTGGTCGGGCCCTCGGGCGCGGGCAAGTCGACGCTGCTCGGCGCGGTCAGCGGGTTGGTCCCGCACTTCACCGGCGGAGTGCTGCGCGGCCGGGTCACCGTGGCCGGCCGGGACACCCGCACCCACCGTCCGCGCGACCTCGCCGACGTCGTCGGCACCGTCGGCCAGGACCCGCTGGGACACTTCGTCACCGACACCGTCGAGGACGAACTCGCCTACGGGATGGAGTCGCTGGGCCTGCCGCCGGAGGTGATGCGGCGCCGGGTCGAGGAGACCCTGGACCTGCTGGGCCTGGCCGAACTGCGCGACCGCCCGCTCGCCACGCTCTCCGGCGGACAGCAGCAGCGGGTGGCCATCGGCTCGGTGCTGACGGTCCAGCCGAAGGTGCTGGTACTGGACGAGCCCACCTCGGCACTGGACCCCGGCGCGGCGGAGGAGGTGCTGGCCGTGCTGCAGCGGCTGGTCCACGACCTCGGCACCACCGTGCTGCTCGCCGAGCACCGGCTGGAACGCGTGCTCCAGTACGCCGACCAGGTCATCCTGCTGCCGGGCGACGGAAGGCCGCCGGTCCTCGGCGGGCCGGCCGAGGTGATGGCGGTCTCGCCGGTCCATCCGCCGGTCGTCGCGCTCGGACGGGCGGCCGGCTGGACACCGCTGCCGCTCTCGGTCCGCGACGCCCGCCGCCGGGCCGCGCCGCTGCGCGCGCTGCTCGCCGGACGGACCCCGGCCGCCGCCCCGCTCCCGTCGACGGCGGCCGCGCCGGTGGCGACGGTCGCCGCGCTCGCCGTCCGCCGGGGCGCCGTGGACGCGCTGCGCCGGGTCGACCTCGCCCTCCGGCCCGGCGAGGTCGTCGCGCTGATGGGCCGCAACGGCTCGGGCAAGTCCACCCTGCTCGGCTCACTGGTCGGCCTGCACGCCCCGACCGGCGGCCGGATCGACGTCGGCGGCCTCACCCCGCACCGGGTCAGGCCGGTGCAGCTGCTGCCGCTGGTCGGCCTGGTCCCGCAGGAGCCCCGCGACCTGCTCTACTGCGACACCGTCCGGGCCGAGTGCGCGGCGGCCGACCAGGACACCGGCTCCCCGGCCGGCACCTGCCGGGCGCTGGTCGAACGGCTGTTGCCCGGCATCCCCGGGACCACCCATCCGCGCGACCTGTCCGAGGGCCAGCGGCTGACCCTCGCCCTGGCCGTCATCCTCACCGCCCGCCCGGCGCTGATCCTGCTGGACGAGCCCACCCGGGGCCTGGACTACGCGGCGAAGGCGCGGCTGGTCGAGATCCTGCGCGAGTTGGCCGCCGAGGGCCACGCGGTGCTGCTGGCCACCCACGACGTCGAGCTCGCCGCCGAACTGGCGCACCGCACGGTCATCCTGGCCGAGGGCGAGATCGTCGCCGACGGCCCGACCCCGGAGGTCGTGGTCTCCTCCCCGGCCTTCGCCCCGCAGGTCGCCAAGGTGCTCAATCCGGAGCCCTGGCTGACCGTCAGCCAGGTAGCCGCCGCGCTCGCCGCGCCCGCGAGCGAGACTGCGAACGGGACTGCGAACGAGAGCGAGACCGAGCCGGAGGTCGCGCCGTGA
- a CDS encoding LAETG motif-containing sortase-dependent surface protein yields the protein MRNSRIPAAAAAAVLAGLALLGSAPSASATVSSTPAPAAKAPAKCPATASLTGLSGAKLTVGGAPVNAQVTFTNVSGKKIADVIEMMALGLETADDPSSALLVEAKDPRTGKWSKLAYNEDSLFFRLGEDWPAGSKDSFSLRVSAPAKTPTGTYIGAAFVGSLSDANAQSSDSDSPMKPGNYCEDGIYTSAASFTVVKAATTPPTSSTSAAPKPSASRTGSGTPTATTSVAPSASGSSHVPASPSSSDSASAAVTPPVSASPTGPALAVTGGGSDTGLLAGAAGVLLAAGGAAVVVTRRRRGGSHS from the coding sequence ATGCGTAACAGCCGCATACCCGCAGCCGCCGCAGCGGCGGTGCTGGCCGGGCTCGCCCTCCTCGGCAGCGCCCCCAGCGCCTCGGCCACCGTGAGCAGCACCCCCGCCCCGGCCGCGAAGGCCCCGGCGAAGTGCCCTGCTACTGCCTCCCTCACCGGCCTGAGCGGTGCCAAGCTCACCGTCGGCGGCGCGCCCGTCAACGCCCAGGTCACCTTCACCAACGTCTCCGGCAAGAAGATCGCCGACGTCATCGAGATGATGGCCCTGGGCCTGGAGACGGCCGACGACCCCAGCAGCGCGCTGCTGGTCGAGGCCAAGGACCCCCGGACCGGAAAGTGGTCCAAGCTCGCCTACAACGAGGACTCCCTGTTCTTCCGGCTGGGCGAGGACTGGCCGGCGGGCAGCAAGGACAGCTTCAGCCTGCGGGTCTCGGCACCGGCCAAGACGCCCACCGGCACGTACATCGGCGCCGCGTTCGTCGGTTCGCTGTCCGACGCGAACGCCCAGTCCAGCGACTCCGACTCGCCGATGAAGCCCGGCAACTACTGTGAGGACGGCATCTACACCTCGGCCGCCTCGTTCACCGTGGTGAAGGCCGCGACGACGCCGCCCACCTCGTCCACCAGCGCGGCGCCCAAGCCCAGCGCGAGCAGGACCGGCTCGGGCACGCCCACCGCCACGACCTCGGTCGCGCCCAGCGCCTCCGGCTCGTCCCACGTCCCGGCCTCGCCCTCGTCCTCCGACTCCGCGTCGGCCGCCGTCACGCCCCCGGTCTCCGCGAGCCCGACCGGCCCGGCCCTGGCCGTCACCGGTGGCGGCTCCGACACCGGCCTGCTCGCGGGCGCCGCCGGCGTGCTGCTGGCGGCCGGTGGTGCCGCCGTGGTCGTCACCCGCCGCCGCAGGGGCGGTTCGCACAGCTGA
- a CDS encoding steroid 3-ketoacyl-CoA thiolase, whose protein sequence is MAAEPVIVEAVRTPIGKRGGALANLHPAYLLGETFRELLARTGVQPDVVEQIVSGTVTHAGEQSMNPARNAWLAMGLPYEVAATTVDCQCGSSQQANHMVANMVQAGVIDVGIGCGVESMSRVPLGAASAHGPGRPFPEEWNVDLPNQFEAAERIAKRRGLTRADVDRLGLLSQQRAAAAWAEERFKRETYAVQVPTTESEQLAGQGMWRLFDMDEGLRDTSAEALAGLRPVMPSAIHTAGNSSQISDGAAAVMWASRRAARALGLTPRARIVAQAVVGTDPHYHLDGPIDATKAVLGKAGMRLADMDLVEINEAFASVVLSWAQVMDADLEKVNVNGGAIALGHPVGSTGARLITTALHELERTDKEFALVTMCAGGALATGTILQRL, encoded by the coding sequence ATGGCCGCTGAACCCGTCATCGTCGAAGCAGTCCGCACCCCCATCGGCAAGCGGGGTGGGGCGCTTGCCAACCTGCATCCCGCCTACCTGTTGGGCGAGACCTTCCGCGAACTGCTCGCCCGGACCGGGGTGCAGCCCGACGTCGTCGAACAGATCGTCAGCGGGACGGTCACCCATGCCGGCGAGCAGTCGATGAACCCCGCCCGCAACGCCTGGCTGGCGATGGGCCTGCCGTACGAGGTGGCCGCCACCACCGTGGACTGCCAGTGCGGCTCCTCGCAGCAGGCCAACCACATGGTCGCCAACATGGTCCAGGCCGGGGTCATCGACGTCGGGATCGGCTGCGGCGTCGAGTCCATGTCCCGGGTACCGCTGGGCGCGGCCTCCGCGCACGGGCCCGGACGGCCGTTCCCGGAGGAGTGGAACGTCGACCTGCCCAACCAGTTCGAGGCGGCCGAGCGGATCGCCAAGCGGCGCGGACTCACCCGTGCGGACGTCGACCGGCTCGGCCTGCTCTCGCAGCAGCGGGCGGCGGCGGCCTGGGCCGAGGAGCGCTTCAAGCGCGAGACCTACGCCGTCCAGGTGCCCACCACCGAGTCGGAGCAGCTGGCCGGGCAGGGCATGTGGCGGCTGTTCGACATGGACGAGGGGCTGCGCGACACCTCGGCCGAGGCGCTGGCCGGGCTGCGCCCGGTGATGCCCTCGGCGATCCACACGGCCGGGAACTCCTCGCAGATTTCGGACGGTGCGGCGGCGGTGATGTGGGCCTCGCGCCGCGCGGCCCGCGCCCTCGGGCTGACCCCGCGCGCCCGGATCGTGGCCCAAGCCGTCGTCGGCACCGACCCGCACTACCACCTGGACGGGCCGATCGACGCGACCAAGGCGGTGCTCGGCAAGGCCGGTATGCGGCTCGCCGACATGGACCTGGTCGAGATCAACGAGGCCTTCGCTTCGGTCGTGCTGTCCTGGGCCCAGGTCATGGACGCCGACCTGGAGAAGGTGAACGTCAACGGCGGTGCGATCGCCCTGGGCCACCCGGTCGGTTCCACCGGCGCCCGGCTGATCACCACCGCGCTGCACGAACTGGAGCGCACGGACAAGGAGTTCGCCCTGGTCACGATGTGCGCCGGCGGCGCGCTGGCGACCGGGACGATCCTGCAGCGGCTCTAG
- a CDS encoding helix-turn-helix domain-containing protein, which yields MPQQEILAWRPPVAGVVEVFHAHFIEHAYPMHVHEAWTLLIVDDGAVRYDLDRHRRGTPNDTVSLLPPQVPHNGSPATDHGFRKRVVYLDLTQLDERFIGPAVDAPDIIDPVLRRQVGQLHTALANRGDEFEAESRLALIGERLRGWLRPSPAFGRAVPDRGVARNLRDLLDDRLTEGIALDEAARLLHTHPAHLVRAFGGVFGLAPHQYLVSRRVDLARRLLLEGRPAREVATAAGFYDQSHLTRHFKRVVGTTPGRYANTAARAP from the coding sequence ATGCCCCAGCAGGAGATCCTGGCCTGGCGCCCTCCGGTGGCGGGAGTGGTGGAGGTGTTCCACGCCCACTTCATCGAGCACGCCTACCCCATGCACGTCCACGAGGCGTGGACGCTGCTGATCGTCGACGACGGCGCGGTCCGCTACGACCTGGACCGCCACCGGCGCGGCACGCCGAACGACACGGTCAGCCTGCTTCCGCCGCAGGTCCCGCACAACGGCTCACCCGCCACCGACCACGGCTTCCGCAAGCGGGTGGTCTACCTCGACCTGACGCAGTTGGACGAGCGCTTCATCGGTCCGGCGGTGGACGCGCCGGACATCATCGACCCCGTGCTGCGCCGACAGGTCGGCCAGCTGCACACGGCCCTGGCGAACCGGGGCGACGAGTTCGAGGCGGAGAGCCGGCTGGCCCTCATTGGCGAGCGGCTGCGCGGGTGGCTGCGCCCCAGCCCGGCCTTCGGCCGCGCCGTGCCCGACCGGGGCGTCGCCCGCAACCTGCGCGACCTCCTCGACGATCGGCTGACCGAGGGCATCGCCCTGGACGAGGCCGCGCGCCTGCTGCACACCCATCCCGCGCACCTGGTACGGGCGTTCGGCGGTGTCTTCGGCCTCGCCCCGCACCAGTACCTGGTCTCCCGCCGGGTCGACCTGGCCCGCCGGCTGCTGCTGGAGGGCCGACCCGCGCGCGAGGTGGCCACCGCCGCCGGCTTCTACGACCAGTCCCACCTCACCCGCCACTTCAAGCGCGTCGTCGGCACCACCCCGGGCCGCTACGCGAACACGGCGGCCCGGGCGCCCTGA
- a CDS encoding ECF transporter S component, with amino-acid sequence MLLLTTAVGVAAFGWPLLARPTSSLAHSTDAPWLFAGLLPLLLAVVVAQIAEGRVTTGGQAGLEAKSIALLGVLAAAGAALRPLGAGTAGLEPQFFLMVLSGRVLGPGFGFVLGNISMFASALLTGGVGPWLPFQMLAMGWVCLGAGLLPRPAELRGRRELWMLALYGAVSAELYGLVMDLQGWPYILGMGTGVSFVPGAPLHANLLRFLAYHFTTAMGWDIPRSVLTAVLCLSLGAPLLHALRRASRRAAFAASAAFEPPEPG; translated from the coding sequence ATGCTGCTGCTGACCACCGCCGTCGGCGTCGCCGCCTTCGGCTGGCCGCTGCTGGCCCGGCCCACCTCCAGCCTGGCCCACTCCACCGACGCCCCCTGGCTGTTCGCCGGACTGCTGCCGCTGCTGCTCGCGGTCGTGGTCGCGCAGATCGCCGAGGGCCGGGTCACCACCGGCGGCCAGGCCGGGCTGGAGGCCAAGTCCATCGCCCTGCTCGGCGTCCTCGCCGCCGCCGGAGCGGCGCTGCGCCCGCTCGGCGCCGGCACCGCCGGTCTCGAACCGCAGTTCTTCCTGATGGTCCTGTCCGGACGGGTGCTCGGCCCCGGCTTCGGCTTCGTCCTGGGCAACATCTCGATGTTCGCCTCCGCACTGCTCACCGGCGGTGTCGGCCCCTGGCTGCCGTTCCAGATGCTCGCCATGGGCTGGGTCTGCCTGGGCGCGGGGCTGCTCCCCCGCCCGGCCGAGCTGCGCGGACGCCGCGAGCTGTGGATGCTGGCGCTCTACGGCGCGGTCTCGGCCGAGCTGTACGGGCTGGTGATGGACCTCCAGGGCTGGCCCTACATCCTCGGCATGGGCACCGGCGTCTCCTTCGTCCCCGGTGCCCCGCTCCACGCCAACCTGCTCCGCTTCCTGGCCTACCACTTCACCACCGCGATGGGCTGGGACATCCCGCGCAGCGTGCTCACCGCCGTCCTCTGCCTCAGCCTCGGCGCGCCCCTGCTGCACGCCCTCCGCCGGGCCTCCCGCCGCGCCGCGTTCGCCGCGTCGGCCGCCTTCGAGCCGCCGGAGCCGGGGTGA
- a CDS encoding cytochrome P450 has protein sequence MTCPALPEGFDFTDPGLNQTRVPLPEFALLRSTEPVRWIPQQPGTTGFDDGGYWAVTRHADVKEVSVHPETYSSTLNTAIIRFHPDMDRSGIDGQRLIMLNMDPPEHTRLRQIVQRGFTPRAVNALQDALRDRAEQIVAAARAEGSGDFVRDIACELPLQAIAELIGVPQQDRARIFDWTNKMVSYDDPELAITPEIGTESAVELMMYAMGIAEQRKSCPAHDIVTQLVNAEGQGNLGSDEFGFFVLLLAVAGNETTRNATSHGIHALLTHPEQWELYKERRPRTAADEIVRWATPVMSFQRTATTDVELGGAKISAGQRVGLFYSSANNDPEVFDRPAAFDILRDPNPHLGFGGGGPHFCLGANLARLELDLVFNAIADAVPDIRLAGEPRRLRSAWLNGIKELRVQYT, from the coding sequence ATGACGTGCCCCGCGCTGCCCGAAGGCTTCGACTTCACCGATCCCGGCCTCAACCAGACCCGGGTGCCGCTCCCGGAGTTCGCCCTGCTCCGCAGCACCGAACCGGTGCGCTGGATCCCGCAGCAGCCGGGGACGACCGGCTTCGACGACGGCGGCTACTGGGCGGTCACCCGGCACGCCGACGTCAAGGAGGTCTCGGTCCACCCGGAGACCTACTCCTCCACCCTCAACACCGCGATCATCCGGTTCCACCCGGACATGGACCGCTCCGGCATCGACGGCCAGCGGCTGATCATGCTGAACATGGACCCGCCGGAGCACACCCGGCTGCGGCAGATCGTCCAGCGCGGGTTCACCCCGCGCGCCGTCAACGCGCTCCAGGACGCCCTGCGCGACCGCGCCGAGCAGATCGTCGCCGCCGCGCGGGCCGAGGGCAGCGGCGACTTCGTCCGCGACATCGCCTGCGAGCTGCCGCTCCAGGCGATCGCCGAGCTGATCGGGGTGCCGCAGCAGGACCGGGCCCGGATCTTCGACTGGACCAACAAGATGGTCTCCTACGACGACCCCGAGCTGGCGATCACCCCGGAGATCGGCACCGAGTCCGCGGTCGAGCTGATGATGTACGCCATGGGCATCGCCGAGCAGCGCAAGAGCTGTCCGGCCCACGACATCGTCACCCAGCTGGTCAACGCCGAGGGGCAGGGCAACCTCGGCTCGGACGAGTTCGGCTTCTTCGTGCTGCTGCTCGCCGTGGCCGGCAACGAGACCACCCGCAACGCCACCAGCCACGGCATCCACGCCCTGCTCACCCACCCCGAGCAGTGGGAGCTCTACAAGGAGCGCCGGCCGCGCACCGCCGCCGACGAGATCGTCCGCTGGGCCACCCCGGTGATGTCCTTCCAGCGGACCGCCACCACCGACGTCGAGCTGGGCGGCGCGAAGATCTCGGCCGGGCAGCGCGTCGGACTCTTCTACAGCTCCGCCAACAACGACCCCGAGGTCTTCGACCGTCCGGCCGCCTTCGACATCCTCCGCGACCCCAACCCGCACCTGGGCTTCGGCGGCGGCGGACCGCACTTCTGCCTCGGCGCCAACCTCGCCCGACTGGAGCTGGACCTGGTCTTCAACGCCATCGCCGACGCCGTCCCCGACATCCGGCTGGCCGGTGAGCCGCGCCGGCTGCGCTCCGCCTGGCTGAACGGGATCAAGGAGCTCCGGGTCCAGTACACGTAG
- a CDS encoding adenylyl-sulfate kinase, whose amino-acid sequence MPSNRPIPVLWLCGPSGVGKSTVGWELSTQLNAAGISTAYLDLDQIGLCYPAPAEDPDNHRIKVRNLAAMWPAYRSAGAECLVLSGGVVTPELVRSYAEPLRGTELTLCRLRVGHDALRARIEHRGWLTHLADESVAEADALDRSDFADLTVDTDGLPVAEVARRVRAAAGDRLRPGSAADAAAAARGPVAGVGPHPGDRAATAAPAPALWLCGPTGVGKSTVGYDLFTQVRTGGVKAAYVDLGQIGFLRPAPVDDPGNHRLKAANLGVMWPVFREHGARCLIVSGPVDDRDVVGTYRDALPDLELTLCLLTADQQQLTERILRRGRGGGPPIPGDELRGLPEPALRRVAERAGHQADALTRAGFAHLNVATDGIPPAELAALVRNRAGGNWPGLPVDPDRR is encoded by the coding sequence ATGCCCAGCAACCGCCCCATCCCCGTGCTCTGGCTCTGCGGCCCCTCCGGCGTCGGCAAGTCGACTGTGGGGTGGGAGCTCTCCACCCAGCTGAACGCGGCCGGGATCAGCACCGCCTACCTCGACCTCGACCAGATCGGGCTGTGCTACCCCGCCCCGGCGGAGGACCCCGACAACCACCGGATCAAGGTGCGGAACCTGGCCGCGATGTGGCCGGCGTACCGGTCGGCGGGGGCGGAGTGCCTCGTCCTCTCCGGCGGCGTGGTCACCCCCGAACTGGTCCGGTCCTATGCGGAGCCGCTCCGGGGAACTGAGTTGACGCTCTGTCGGCTCCGGGTCGGCCACGACGCGCTCCGGGCCCGGATCGAGCACCGGGGATGGCTGACCCACCTGGCCGACGAGTCGGTGGCCGAGGCCGACGCGCTGGACCGGAGCGACTTCGCGGACCTGACCGTCGACACGGACGGCCTGCCGGTCGCCGAGGTGGCCCGACGGGTCCGCGCGGCGGCCGGTGACCGGCTGCGCCCGGGGTCGGCCGCCGACGCCGCTGCGGCAGCCCGAGGCCCGGTGGCCGGGGTCGGTCCGCACCCGGGCGACCGGGCGGCGACCGCCGCCCCCGCCCCGGCGCTCTGGCTCTGCGGCCCCACCGGCGTCGGCAAGTCGACCGTCGGCTACGACCTCTTCACCCAGGTCCGGACGGGCGGGGTGAAGGCCGCCTATGTCGATCTCGGCCAGATCGGGTTCCTGCGACCGGCGCCGGTCGACGACCCCGGCAACCACCGGCTGAAGGCCGCCAACCTCGGTGTCATGTGGCCGGTCTTCCGGGAGCACGGGGCCCGCTGCCTCATCGTCTCCGGCCCGGTGGACGACCGCGACGTGGTCGGGACCTACCGCGACGCCCTGCCGGACCTCGAACTGACGCTGTGTCTACTGACGGCTGATCAGCAGCAGTTGACCGAGCGCATCCTCCGGCGCGGGCGCGGCGGCGGCCCGCCCATCCCCGGCGACGAGCTGCGCGGGCTCCCCGAGCCGGCCCTGCGCCGCGTCGCCGAGCGGGCCGGGCACCAGGCCGACGCACTGACCCGGGCCGGCTTCGCCCATCTGAACGTGGCCACCGACGGCATCCCCCCGGCCGAGCTGGCCGCCCTGGTCCGCAACCGGGCCGGCGGCAACTGGCCGGGCCTGCCGGTGGACCCTGACCGACGGTGA